A single genomic interval of Trichosurus vulpecula isolate mTriVul1 chromosome 6, mTriVul1.pri, whole genome shotgun sequence harbors:
- the SLC35C1 gene encoding GDP-fucose transporter 1 isoform X1 has product MNRTPLKRSRILRMALTGALEAPAEGEPGHEKPFLLRALQIALVVSLYWVISISMVFLNKYLLDSPSLRLDAPLFVTFYQCLVTALLCKALSLLATCWPGTVDFPSVRMDMKVSRSILPLSVVFISMITFNNLCLKYVGVAFYNVGRSLTTVFNVLLSYLLLKQTTSFYALLTCGIIIGGFWLGVDQEGEEGTLSWVGTLFGVLASLCVSLNAIYTKKVLPAVDGSIWRLTFYNNVNACVLFLPLLLLFGELQTLATFDKLDSAHFWGMMTLGGLFGFAIGYVTGLQIKFTSPLTHNVSGTAKACAQTVLAVLYFEETKSFLWWTSNMMVLGGSSAYTWVKGLEMKKAQEELIPKETEKGEIGV; this is encoded by the exons ATGAATAGGACCCCTCTGAAGCGCTCCAGGATCCTGAGGATGGCCCTCACAGGGGCCTTGGAGGCACCAGCGGAGGGAGAGCCAGGTCATGAGAAGCCATTTCTGCTGAGGGCACTGCAAATCGCCCTGGTGGTGAGCCTTTACTGGGTCATCTCCATCTCTATGGTCTTCCTGAATAAATACCTGCTGGACAGCCCCTCGCTGCGCCTGGATGCCCCGCTCTTTGTCACCTTCTACCAGTGCCTGGTAACTGCCCTGCTCTGCAAGGCCCTCAGCCTCCTGGCCACCTGTTGGCCGGGCACCGTGGACTTCCCCTCTGTGCGGATGGACATGAAGGTCTCTCGGAGCATCTTGCCCCTGTCAGTGGTATTCATTAGCATGATCACCTTCAACAACCTCTGTCTCAAGTACGTTGGGGTGGCCTTCTACAATGTGGGCCGCTCGCTCACCACCGTCTTCAACGTCTTACTTTCCTACCTGCTGCTCAAGCAGACCACCTCCTTCTATGCCCTGCTCACCTGTGGCATCATCATTG GTGGCTTCTGGCTTGGTGTGGaccaggagggagaagaaggcacCTTGTCGTGGGTAGGCACCCTGTTTGGGGTGCTGGCCAGCCTCTGTGTCTCCCTCAATGCCATCTACACCAAGAAGGTGCTGCCGGCGGTGGACGGCAGCATCTGGCGGCTGACCTTCTATAACAACGTCAATGCCTGCgtcctcttcctccccctgctGCTGCTCTTTGGGGAGCTGCAGACCCTGGCCACCTTTGACAAGCTGGACAGCGCCCACTTCTGGGGCATGATGACCCTGGGTGGGCTCTTTGGCTTCGCCATCGGCTACGTGACGGGCCTGCAGATCAAGTTCACCAGCCCCCTGACCCACAACGTGTCGGGCACAGCCAAAGCCTGTGCCCAGACGGTCCTGGCCGTCCTCTACTTTGAGGAGACCAAAAGCTTCCTTTGGTGGACAAGCAACATGATGGTGCTGGGCGGCTCCTCGGCCTACACGTGGGTGAAGGGGCTGGAGATGAAGAAGGCACAGGAGGAACTGATCcccaaagagactgagaagggtgAGATAGGGGTGTGA
- the SLC35C1 gene encoding GDP-fucose transporter 1 isoform X2, which translates to MALTGALEAPAEGEPGHEKPFLLRALQIALVVSLYWVISISMVFLNKYLLDSPSLRLDAPLFVTFYQCLVTALLCKALSLLATCWPGTVDFPSVRMDMKVSRSILPLSVVFISMITFNNLCLKYVGVAFYNVGRSLTTVFNVLLSYLLLKQTTSFYALLTCGIIIGGFWLGVDQEGEEGTLSWVGTLFGVLASLCVSLNAIYTKKVLPAVDGSIWRLTFYNNVNACVLFLPLLLLFGELQTLATFDKLDSAHFWGMMTLGGLFGFAIGYVTGLQIKFTSPLTHNVSGTAKACAQTVLAVLYFEETKSFLWWTSNMMVLGGSSAYTWVKGLEMKKAQEELIPKETEKGEIGV; encoded by the exons ATGGCCCTCACAGGGGCCTTGGAGGCACCAGCGGAGGGAGAGCCAGGTCATGAGAAGCCATTTCTGCTGAGGGCACTGCAAATCGCCCTGGTGGTGAGCCTTTACTGGGTCATCTCCATCTCTATGGTCTTCCTGAATAAATACCTGCTGGACAGCCCCTCGCTGCGCCTGGATGCCCCGCTCTTTGTCACCTTCTACCAGTGCCTGGTAACTGCCCTGCTCTGCAAGGCCCTCAGCCTCCTGGCCACCTGTTGGCCGGGCACCGTGGACTTCCCCTCTGTGCGGATGGACATGAAGGTCTCTCGGAGCATCTTGCCCCTGTCAGTGGTATTCATTAGCATGATCACCTTCAACAACCTCTGTCTCAAGTACGTTGGGGTGGCCTTCTACAATGTGGGCCGCTCGCTCACCACCGTCTTCAACGTCTTACTTTCCTACCTGCTGCTCAAGCAGACCACCTCCTTCTATGCCCTGCTCACCTGTGGCATCATCATTG GTGGCTTCTGGCTTGGTGTGGaccaggagggagaagaaggcacCTTGTCGTGGGTAGGCACCCTGTTTGGGGTGCTGGCCAGCCTCTGTGTCTCCCTCAATGCCATCTACACCAAGAAGGTGCTGCCGGCGGTGGACGGCAGCATCTGGCGGCTGACCTTCTATAACAACGTCAATGCCTGCgtcctcttcctccccctgctGCTGCTCTTTGGGGAGCTGCAGACCCTGGCCACCTTTGACAAGCTGGACAGCGCCCACTTCTGGGGCATGATGACCCTGGGTGGGCTCTTTGGCTTCGCCATCGGCTACGTGACGGGCCTGCAGATCAAGTTCACCAGCCCCCTGACCCACAACGTGTCGGGCACAGCCAAAGCCTGTGCCCAGACGGTCCTGGCCGTCCTCTACTTTGAGGAGACCAAAAGCTTCCTTTGGTGGACAAGCAACATGATGGTGCTGGGCGGCTCCTCGGCCTACACGTGGGTGAAGGGGCTGGAGATGAAGAAGGCACAGGAGGAACTGATCcccaaagagactgagaagggtgAGATAGGGGTGTGA